From the Streptomyces sp. NBC_01216 genome, the window GAGCAGTTCCTCCTGCGCTGGTTCAGTAAGAGAGTCGACCTCAAGCGGTCCACCCGGAGCACCTACGAGGACCACATCAACCGGGTCTTCATCCCGCACCTCGGGCACCTCAAGATGCGCGACCTGCGCACGCGGCACCTCCAGGAGATGTTCGAGCAGATCTGGCGCGACAACGAGCAGCACGCCGCCAACCAGGACGCCGCCGACCTGGCGAAGATCGAGTGCGAAGCGGCCCACCGGGCCTGGAAGCAGGCGGCCAAGCCGCGCCCGTCCGAGCTGCGCCAGCGCTGGAACGAGGCCAAGGAGAAGCTGCGCGCGGCCCGCAGGAAGCCGCGGTACATCACCGGCCCCGGCGTCCAGCTCAAGATGAAGAACGAGCTCAGCGCCGCGCTCGACTACGCCAAGAACACCGAGAAGCTCATCAGCCAGAACTGGACGGAAGACCTCGTCCTGCCCAAGTACACCCCGCCCAAGCCGCTCGTCTGGACCGACGAACGTGTCGCCCACTGGCGCGAGACGGGGGAGAAGCCCGGGCCGGTCATGGTCTGGACGGCTGAGCAGACCGGCGCCTTCCTCGACGCCGTCGCCGAGCACCGGCTCTACCCGATGTTCCACCTCATGGTCTTCCGGGGCACACGCCGGGGCGAGTCCTGCGGCCTGCCCTGGCGCGAGACCGACATGACCGCCGGCACCGTCCACATCAGCGAGCAGCTCGTCGCGGCCTCCTATGACGTCTGGGAGGACACGCCCAAGAGCGACAGTGGCGCCCGCACCATCCGGCTCGACAGCCAGACCCACCAACTCCTGTTGTTCTGGCGGCGACGCCAGCAGACTGAGCGAGCGGAGTGGGAGGAGAAGCATCGCAAGGAGCCGAAGAAGTATGACCCGTACGTCGACTCGGGCCGCGTCTTCACCTGGGAGGACGGGCGCCCGTACCACCCGGAGTACCTCTCCCAGGTCTTCAACCGGCTCGTCCAGAAGCTCGGCCTCCCGCCGATCCGGCTCCACGATCTCCGCCACTGCGCGGCGACGCTGTCCCTCGCGGCCGGCGTTCACATGAAGACCATCCAGGTCCTGCTCGGGCACTCCTCGTACAAGCTCACCGCCGACACGTACACCAGCGTCCTTCCGCAGCTCGAGCTCGAGGCTGCTGACGCGCCCGTGGCGCTCGTGCCGCGCAAGGCCAACCAGCAGGAGCAGGAGGAGGGGGCGGCGGACGACGAGCAGCCGCAGGGGCCGCAGCCGGTCCCGCAGGACCAGCCCGCAGCCTCCGGCGACGCCGAGACCGCTGTTGAGCCGGATTCCGGTGTCGACGAGCACGCGCCCGTCCGCCCGCTGATCCGCTCCGTCGAGCCGGGTGAGGCGGCGGCGTAGCGGAAGCGGGCTCTGTCCCCGCCGAATGCGCCGTGTCCCCGATCTGTCCCCGCACACATGAAAACAGCCCCTCGGAAGATCACTTCCGAGGGGCTGTTCGATGCTCCGTGCCTGGTCAGACACAGTGCCCCCGGCAGGATTCGAACCTGCGACACCCGCTTTAGGAGAGCGGTGCTCTATCCCCTGAGCTACGAAGGCGGGGGCTTGTGCGAAACCTTGCACGGAACTCCATCGACGAGTCGCGGCAAGGTCTCTTGATCAAGCCCTGAGTGACCTGGAGCAGGTTCTGTGACGAGGAGGCGGGTTGAGCCCGCGACGCACGTCACAGCGCCCGCCAGGGCACTCGATCCACAGCGTACCGGATCGAGGCTAGGGCGGGCGCGGGTGTCGGGAGGCGGGAGAGGGATGTGGTCAGGCTGTGTGGCTCAGTAGGGGTTTTCCTCCCCGGTGCAGGGCACGGCTGAGCGAGGACGAAGCCGAGGGGCAAGAGCTGCTGGGCTTCGACTCCGTAGGATGAGGCGCCCGTTCCACAAGGAGGCGTCGAGCTGTGCGTGGCCGGACTCCGCGTCGCTTCTATAGGGGTAAACGAGCTGATGGGTGCGGGTGAACTCCGGGATCTGTTGTAGATGCTCGGCGCGGTGAAAGCCGCGTTCCCCGTCGCTCTCGCCGGGTGGGCGCTCGCCCTTTCGGCTTGTCGTTCCGACGGCGACTCTGTGCTCGTGGACGCCGCGCCGACAAGGAATGGTCAGGACGTGGTACCAGCGGAACGTTCGGCGTCCGCCTCGCTCCAGTCGCTTGATCGGTACCGGAACGAGTTCCGCGGTTCCGTCCGCGTAGTGAACCTTTTCCGCGATGCGTCCGCCGGTCGCCCACAATTCGTGGATGCATCGACCAGGGTGAAGTGATTCATAAAATTGCGGTTCGTTCCCTTTGTGCTGTTTGTTGATAACGAGGCCGCCGAGCCGGGCTATCGCGTCCCGGCCGGCCAGGGCCTCGGCGAACTCGGCCGCCGCGATCACCCGCCGCTCCAACAACGCCTCTGCCTCGGCGAGTTCAGCAAGAACTCGCTCAGCCTCGGCGCGAAGCTTCTCCGCCCGCCCCCGGACAGCCGCTTCCCGCTCCTCCACCAGCGCCATCACTGACGTCACGCTCAACTCCGCATCGCCGAGACCGAACCAGACGCCCGAACTCTCCCGCAGCAGCGCCGACACCATGCCTGACCAGCGGAAACTCAACGATCACATCCGGAAAGACAACGGCTTCTTGTAGGTGGGTGCGGCCTGCTCTTTCTCGGAGTGGCAGGTGACCAGCGTGGCGTCGAGGTCCAGAACCAGGCCGGGAAGCTCTCGTCTGTCGGCCTGAGCGGCAGGTATGCCCTCGCCGGTCTCGGTGGCCTGCGTCCAGGAGACTTCCCGGGCCGTGGCGCGGGCGGCTCGCAGGGAGGCGAGTGCAGCCTCGTCGGTGTCGGCGAGCATCACCGCCAGGTCGGTGGCGACCCGGCCCGGGTCATGCCCGGTCCCGCGCGGCCGAAGTGGCCTGAGCGCGGTGGAGTACGCGAAGGTGAGCCCGGTGGCGTCAGCGAGATCCGCCGGCAACCGTGCCCCGGCATGGCCTACCACCCCCGCACCATCGGCACTGACATGGATCTTGGGACGCAGCCCGATACCCCGCACGTAGAAAGCGCCCTCCGCCTGGACCGACAGAACCCCTCAGCAAGGTTCATCGTTCCAGGTCAGGAAGGCACTTTCGCGTTGCCGCCCCACAGTCAGCCGTACCCAAGTGAAACGGCGAGGCTACACGGCGCCGAACGAGGCCGCCGCGACCGAGCGGTTCAGCGAGTTCCAGGAAGCCCGGGGGAAGAAGTACCCGGCGGTCATCCGGCTCTGGGAGAACGCCTGGGCCGAGTTCGTGCCCTTCCTCTCCTTCGACGTCGAGATCCGCAAGGTCATCTGCTCGACGAACGCGATCGAGTCCGTCAACGCACGCATCCGCAAGGCCGTCGCGCCCGCGGACATTTCCCCAACGAGGCCGCGGCCATGAAGTGCGTCTACATGGCGCC encodes:
- a CDS encoding tyrosine-type recombinase/integrase; its protein translation is MFKGSVYRRCTCKAPMTNEDGEPVLGTNGKPKLRELGAACPDLGKRDHGSWYYYIELPPGPRGKRRRPRKGGFLTKKKAEEAAQKIWDQAQDGVDVLSDETVEQFLLRWFSKRVDLKRSTRSTYEDHINRVFIPHLGHLKMRDLRTRHLQEMFEQIWRDNEQHAANQDAADLAKIECEAAHRAWKQAAKPRPSELRQRWNEAKEKLRAARRKPRYITGPGVQLKMKNELSAALDYAKNTEKLISQNWTEDLVLPKYTPPKPLVWTDERVAHWRETGEKPGPVMVWTAEQTGAFLDAVAEHRLYPMFHLMVFRGTRRGESCGLPWRETDMTAGTVHISEQLVAASYDVWEDTPKSDSGARTIRLDSQTHQLLLFWRRRQQTERAEWEEKHRKEPKKYDPYVDSGRVFTWEDGRPYHPEYLSQVFNRLVQKLGLPPIRLHDLRHCAATLSLAAGVHMKTIQVLLGHSSYKLTADTYTSVLPQLELEAADAPVALVPRKANQQEQEEGAADDEQPQGPQPVPQDQPAASGDAETAVEPDSGVDEHAPVRPLIRSVEPGEAAA